The sequence below is a genomic window from Candidatus Methylomirabilota bacterium.
CGCAACCGCCTCGTCCGCCTGACCGGGCCCGCCCTCAGCGCGTCGTTCCTCTACGACGCGGTCGGGCGCCGCATCGCGAAGACGATCAACGACGTGACGACCCAGTTCCTCTATGATGGACCCGACATCGCCCAGGAGGTCGTCAACGGGCTTGCCACCGCGTATCTGCGCTTGCCCTTCGTCGATGCCCCCGTGGCCCGCGGCGCCGGCGCCTACTACCTCACCGACCACCTCGGCTCGATCCTCGGGCTCACCGACGCGGCCGGCGCCCTCACCACGCGCTACGTGTACGACCCCTTCGGTCTCGCGACGGCCGAGGGGCCAGCGTCCGACAACCCGCTGCAGTTCGCGGGACGTGAGAACGACGGCACCGGGCTCCTCTACTTCCGCGCGCGGTACTACGCGCCGGCGCTCCACCGCTTCCTCGGCGCGGACCTCCTGCCGGGCCTCGGCGCGAATCGGTACGCGTACTTGGGGAACAACCCGCTCGGCGCGCTCGACCCCTTCGGGCTGGAGACGATCATCATCACCGGGGGCTCGGCCTCGAGTGGCCCGGGCGGGTCGAGTGCGGGAGCCAACCCGGTGAACCCTGGTCTCACGCAGATCGCGAACCGCCTCGAGCCCCGCGAGAAGGTCGTGGCGATCCTCAACAGCGGTCAAACCGATGAGGCGTTCGAGCGGGCGTGCAATCTCAAGAAGAGCGGGCATCCGCTGTTCATCATCGGACACAGCTGGGGCGGGGAGAAGGCGCTCCGCGTTGCGCGGCGCCTCGTCGCCGACTGCGGGATCGGGCCCGACCACGTCTTCACGATCGACCCCTTCTCGGCCCCGGACGTGAAAGCGCCTCCCGGCGCTCCCGTGACCAACTTCTACCAGCGGCGAAGCTGGTGGTTTGGGGGGCCGGAGGTCGAGGGCGCAGTCGCAAACATTTTCGCTCCCGAGGCATTCCATGGAGACATCACCCGAAAGATGATCGTGCAGGACACAATCGTACAAACGATTTTTGAGAGCCGCGGTGTCGGACAGCCTCTTGGAGGGCGCTACTGACATGAAACGTGGGCTGGGCTGTTTCGTGCTCGTTCTTCCCCTGCTCCTCCAGGGATGCCTTCTCGATATCGCGCCGGCGCGCGAGGCGCTCGACGAGACCTGGAAAGCACGTATGCTGGCCGGCGAATACGGAAGCTGGTTCCATGGAAAGAAGTCGGCATCCGTCGGCCGAGACGAGATACGATCCTCGCCGATTGGGGCTGACCGGACGCGCTACGGCATTAGCCTCGAGAATGAAAGTACGCTCGGAGGCGGAGCGTGGTCGATGGACGGCGGGATGGTCGCGCGCGTCAGTCGACCGGGCGAGAGCGCGGAGCTCTTCGGCAAGAAGGTTTTGAGAATCCACGGTCCCTGGTACACCGTGACTCACCTCGATTACAGCTATGAATTCTTCCTCGTCGTGCGCCCGACTGCGACAGGACGCGGCCGGCTCGTCAAGCAATGGAGCTTTCCGCGAGAGAAGCTGGCGCTGAGGACCGCGCCGGGCGTTCTTGAGAGTCTGCCGCCGGACTATCCACCAGATGTTCGGAAATCACTGGAGTCCGAGGCGAACAAGAGATTCTACATCGACGGATTTCTCAGCTTCGACGAGCCGAGCAAGACGGCGACCGTCGCGATCACGGGGCTCGTCCGGCCGTTCGAGGAGCGCGTGGACCTGTCGGACGAGCTCCGGTAATCCCTCCTCTGTCAGCCGCAGAAATCATCAGAGCGTCAGAAAATTGCTGCCGCGAGCAGCACATGTCACGCGAGCGACACGCGGGTCTGACGCGTGACAAGTGACGGTGTGACCTAGCAGAATCCGTGTCACGATAGCGCGCGTCGCTCGCTGGCACGCGCAGTGCAGTAGCAGGACGCCGGGCTTCATCGGTGAAGCCGATGACCCGAGCAGTGGCGCCGAGGTCTCGTGAGGAGACCTGCGGCGCCGTTTTCGTCTCTGACAAGCGTTTCGTCTCTGACAAGGAGGACGGATGATTCGGATGCTGATCGGTCTTTCCGCATTCACCGCGCTCGCGGTGGGGATCGCGCTGGC
It includes:
- a CDS encoding RHS repeat-associated core domain-containing protein — protein: RNRLVRLTGPALSASFLYDAVGRRIAKTINDVTTQFLYDGPDIAQEVVNGLATAYLRLPFVDAPVARGAGAYYLTDHLGSILGLTDAAGALTTRYVYDPFGLATAEGPASDNPLQFAGRENDGTGLLYFRARYYAPALHRFLGADLLPGLGANRYAYLGNNPLGALDPFGLETIIITGGSASSGPGGSSAGANPVNPGLTQIANRLEPREKVVAILNSGQTDEAFERACNLKKSGHPLFIIGHSWGGEKALRVARRLVADCGIGPDHVFTIDPFSAPDVKAPPGAPVTNFYQRRSWWFGGPEVEGAVANIFAPEAFHGDITRKMIVQDTIVQTIFESRGVGQPLGGRY